In the Danio rerio strain Tuebingen ecotype United States chromosome 8, GRCz12tu, whole genome shotgun sequence genome, one interval contains:
- the csde1 gene encoding cold shock domain-containing protein E1 isoform X24 gives MSFDPSLLHNNGHSGFANGTSMGIRETGVVEKLLTSYGFIQCSERQARLFFHCSQYNGNLQELKIGDDVEFEVSSDRRTGKPIAVKLVKIKAEMLPEERISGQVGPDLHASPLTVLHGFIHPVVSAIPSHLDGKSAPGQLPTGSVCYERNGEVFYLTYTLEDVEGNVSLDIGDKVSFYMETNKHTGAVSAHNIVLVQKKESRCQGVVCATKEAFGFIERGDVVKEIFFHYSEFKGDLEALQAGDDVEFTIKERNGKEVATDVRLLPQGTVIFEDISIETFEGTVSKVIPKVPTKNQNDPLPGRISARINFTDKELLFGEKDTKSKVTLLEGDHVQFNISTDRRDKLERATNIDILPDTFHFTKETREMGVIAAMRDGFGFIKCVDRDARMFFHFSEVLEESQLHISDEVEFTVVPLFNRPSCLHQDMLSAQRNHAVRIKKLPKGTVSFHTQSELRFMGVVEKEAIPAITIKNSSPSKGKEKKKDKGKVEKDAEEGLIAYEDVGVKTTLPYHIKDLEGGVYPQLGDKVEFSISEVKRTGQQSAVSFKILNRAVGSKRLLGYIATLKDNFGFIETANHDQEIFFHYSEVCGDVDSFDLGDTVEYTLSKGKGNKISAEKVTKIAAVNGVGEDVSTTVSLGKVVRPLRSVDPSQTEYQGLIEITEDGSNKGQSYPFGIVGMANKGDCLQKGELVKFQLCTVAQTGQKMACNIMPQRRALVECVKDQFGFITYEVGESKKLFFHVKEVQDSLELQAGDEVEFSVILNQRTGKCSACNVRRVSEGPKPVATPRPDRLVNRLKSITLDDSNAPRLVIIRQPRGPDNSKGFSVERKSRQPGVID, from the exons ATGAGTTTTGACCCCAGTCTGCTGCATAATAATGGCCATAGTGGCTTTGCCAATGGAACTAGTATGGGAATTCGTGAGACTGGAGTAGTTGAAAAACTGCTCACATCTTATGGCTTCATTCAATGCTCTGAGAGACAGGCCCGTCTCTTCTTCCACTGCTCTCAATATAACGGCAACCTGCAGGAGCTTAAAATTGGAG ATGATGTGGAGTTCGAGGTGTCGTCTGATAGGCGCACTGGCAAACCAATTGCAGTGAAGCTGGTAAAAATCAAGGCAGAAATGTTGCCAGAAGAGCGAATTTCTGGGCAGGTGGGGCCTGACTTGCACGCCTCTCCTTTAACTGTGCTGCATGGTTTTATTCATCCA GTAGTGTCAGCTATCCCTTCTCATCTGGATGGGAAGTCTGCACCTGGCCAATTGCCCACAGGCAGTGTGTGTTATGAGAGGAACGGG GAAGTGTTTTATTTGACCTACACCCTAGAAGATGTGGAAGGAAACGTTTCTTTAGATATTGGTGATAAAGTTAGTTTTTACATGGAGACCAACAAGCA tacTGGTGCTGTTAGTGCCCACAACATTGTTTTGGTGCAGAAAAAAGAGTCAAGATGTCAGGGAGTGGTTTGTGCTACCAAG GAGGCCTTTGGATTCATTGAGCGAGGGGATGTTGTGAAGGAAATCTTTTTCCACTACAGTGAGTTTAAAGGAGACCTGGAGGCTTTACAAGCTGGAGACGATGTGGAATTCACCATTAAAGAAAGAAAC GGAAAGGAAGTGGCCACAGATGTGAGACTGTTGCCTCAAGGCACTGTTATATTTGAGGACATTAGCATTGAGACCTTCGAGGGCACTGTCAGTAAGGTTATTCCCAAGGTCCCCACAAAGAATCAG AACGACCCTCTTCCTGGGAGAATCAGTGCCAGAATCAATTTTACTGACAAAGAGCTGCTATTTGGGGAGAAGGACACCAAGTCCAAAGTGACGCTGCTTGAGGGCGATCATGTCCAGTTCAATATATCCACTGACCGTCGCGACAAACTGGAGAGAGCGACAAATATTGACATCCTCCCTGACACCTTCCATTTCACAAAGGAGACCCGTGAAATG GGTGTGATAGCTGCCATGCGTGATGGTTTTGGCTTCATCAAATGTGTGGACCGTGATGCCCGGATGTTCTTCCATTTCAGCGAAGTTTTGGAAGAGAGCCAACTGCACATTTCTGATGAAGTGGAATTCACTGTTGTCCCT CTTTTTAACAGGCCCTCTTGCCTCCATCAGGACATGCTGTCAGCCCAAAGGAACCATGCTGTGCGGATCAAAAAGCTGCCCAAGGGCACAGTGTCTTTCCACACTCAATCTGAGCTGCGTTTTATGGGAGTGGTGGAGAAAGAAGCCATACCTGCCATCACCATCAAGAACTCCAGCCCCAGCAAGGGCAAAGAGAAG AAAAAAGACAAG GGTAAAGTTGAAAAG GATGCTGAGGAAGGCTTGATTGCATATGAAGATGTTGGAGTAAAGACCACCCTTCCCTACCATATTAAAGACCTTGAAGGTGGTGTTTATCCACAGCTTGGAGACAAG GTGGAGTTCTCCATCAGTGAAGTAAAACGCACTGGACAGCAAAGTGCTGTGTCCTTCAAGATTCTTAACCGCGCAGTTGGCTCCAAGAGGCTGCTGGGATACATAGCAACTCTAAAGGATAACTTTGGCTTCATAGAAACAGCCAATCACGATCAGGAGATCTTCTTCCACTACAG TGAGGTTTGTGGGGATGTGGATAGCTTTGATCTTGGAGATACGGTGGAGTACACTCTCTCCAAGGGCAAAGGAAACAAAATCAGTGCAGAGAAGGTCACCAAAATTGCCGCTG TGAATGGAGTTGGAGAGGATGTGAGCACTACAGTGTCCCTGGGAAAGGTGGTTCGGCCGCTGCGCAGTGTGGACCCGTCTCAGACTGAATATCAAGGCCTTATTGAGATCACGGAGGATG GGTCCAATAAGGGACAGAGTTATCCTTTCGGCATTGTTGGTATGGCCAATAAAGGTGACTGTTTACAAAAGGGCGAGTTGGTGAAGTTTCAGTTGTGTACGGTGGCACAGACAGGACAAAAGATGGCCTGCAACATCATGCCTCAGCGCAGAGCCCTGGTGGAGTGTGTTAAAGATCAG TTTGGTTTCATCACGTATGAAGTTGGAGAAAGCAAGAAGTTGTTTTTCCACGTCAAGGAGGTGCAGGACAGTCTGGAGCTGCAGGCTGGTGATGAAGTGGAGTTTTCGGTTATCTTGAACCAGCGTACGGGCAAATGTAGTGCCTGTAATGTTCGCAGAGTCAG tgaGGGTCCAAAACCAGTAGCAACACCTCGGCCTGACAGACTTGTCAATCGCTTGAAGAGCATCACTCTGGATGACTCCAACGCTCCTCGTCTCGTCATCATTAGACAGCCTCGTGGCCCTGATAATTCAAAG
- the csde1 gene encoding cold shock domain-containing protein E1 isoform X7, whose protein sequence is MGSPWKGFVEFTLPASPPAAFVSADLNNTSPVGLSLSPYGRSMSFDPSLLHNNGHSGFANGTSMGIRETGVVEKLLTSYGFIQCSERQARLFFHCSQYNGNLQELKIGDDVEFEVSSDRRTGKPIAVKLVKIKAEMLPEERISGQVGPDLHASPLTVLHGFIHPVVSAIPSHLDGKSAPGQLPTGSVCYERNGEVFYLTYTLEDVEGNVSLDIGDKVSFYMETNKHTGAVSAHNIVLVQKKESRCQGVVCATKEAFGFIERGDVVKEIFFHYSEFKGDLEALQAGDDVEFTIKERNGKEVATDVRLLPQGTVIFEDISIETFEGTVSKVIPKVPTKNQNDPLPGRISARINFTDKELLFGEKDTKSKVTLLEGDHVQFNISTDRRDKLERATNIDILPDTFHFTKETREMGVIAAMRDGFGFIKCVDRDARMFFHFSEVLEESQLHISDEVEFTVVPLFNRPSCLHQDMLSAQRNHAVRIKKLPKGTVSFHTQSELRFMGVVEKEAIPAITIKNSSPSKGKEKDAEEGLIAYEDVGVKTTLPYHIKDLEGGVYPQLGDKVEFSISEVKRTGQQSAVSFKILNRAVGSKRLLGYIATLKDNFGFIETANHDQEIFFHYSEVCGDVDSFDLGDTVEYTLSKGKGNKISAEKVTKIAAVNGVGEDVSTTVSLGKVVRPLRSVDPSQTEYQGLIEITEDGSNKGQSYPFGIVGMANKGDCLQKGELVKFQLCTVAQTGQKMACNIMPQRRALVECVKDQFGFITYEVGESKKLFFHVKEVQDSLELQAGDEVEFSVILNQRTGKCSACNVRRVSEGPKPVATPRPDRLVNRLKSITLDDSNAPRLVIIRQPRGPDNSKGFSVERKSRQPGVID, encoded by the exons ATGGGTAGTCCCTGGAAAGGTTTTGTCGAATTTACCTTGCCGGCGTCACCACCTGCAGCTTTTGTTAGCGCTGACCTGAACAACACCTCGCCCGTTGGCCTCAGCCTGTCACCATACGGCCGATCC ATGAGTTTTGACCCCAGTCTGCTGCATAATAATGGCCATAGTGGCTTTGCCAATGGAACTAGTATGGGAATTCGTGAGACTGGAGTAGTTGAAAAACTGCTCACATCTTATGGCTTCATTCAATGCTCTGAGAGACAGGCCCGTCTCTTCTTCCACTGCTCTCAATATAACGGCAACCTGCAGGAGCTTAAAATTGGAG ATGATGTGGAGTTCGAGGTGTCGTCTGATAGGCGCACTGGCAAACCAATTGCAGTGAAGCTGGTAAAAATCAAGGCAGAAATGTTGCCAGAAGAGCGAATTTCTGGGCAGGTGGGGCCTGACTTGCACGCCTCTCCTTTAACTGTGCTGCATGGTTTTATTCATCCA GTAGTGTCAGCTATCCCTTCTCATCTGGATGGGAAGTCTGCACCTGGCCAATTGCCCACAGGCAGTGTGTGTTATGAGAGGAACGGG GAAGTGTTTTATTTGACCTACACCCTAGAAGATGTGGAAGGAAACGTTTCTTTAGATATTGGTGATAAAGTTAGTTTTTACATGGAGACCAACAAGCA tacTGGTGCTGTTAGTGCCCACAACATTGTTTTGGTGCAGAAAAAAGAGTCAAGATGTCAGGGAGTGGTTTGTGCTACCAAG GAGGCCTTTGGATTCATTGAGCGAGGGGATGTTGTGAAGGAAATCTTTTTCCACTACAGTGAGTTTAAAGGAGACCTGGAGGCTTTACAAGCTGGAGACGATGTGGAATTCACCATTAAAGAAAGAAAC GGAAAGGAAGTGGCCACAGATGTGAGACTGTTGCCTCAAGGCACTGTTATATTTGAGGACATTAGCATTGAGACCTTCGAGGGCACTGTCAGTAAGGTTATTCCCAAGGTCCCCACAAAGAATCAG AACGACCCTCTTCCTGGGAGAATCAGTGCCAGAATCAATTTTACTGACAAAGAGCTGCTATTTGGGGAGAAGGACACCAAGTCCAAAGTGACGCTGCTTGAGGGCGATCATGTCCAGTTCAATATATCCACTGACCGTCGCGACAAACTGGAGAGAGCGACAAATATTGACATCCTCCCTGACACCTTCCATTTCACAAAGGAGACCCGTGAAATG GGTGTGATAGCTGCCATGCGTGATGGTTTTGGCTTCATCAAATGTGTGGACCGTGATGCCCGGATGTTCTTCCATTTCAGCGAAGTTTTGGAAGAGAGCCAACTGCACATTTCTGATGAAGTGGAATTCACTGTTGTCCCT CTTTTTAACAGGCCCTCTTGCCTCCATCAGGACATGCTGTCAGCCCAAAGGAACCATGCTGTGCGGATCAAAAAGCTGCCCAAGGGCACAGTGTCTTTCCACACTCAATCTGAGCTGCGTTTTATGGGAGTGGTGGAGAAAGAAGCCATACCTGCCATCACCATCAAGAACTCCAGCCCCAGCAAGGGCAAAGAGAAG GATGCTGAGGAAGGCTTGATTGCATATGAAGATGTTGGAGTAAAGACCACCCTTCCCTACCATATTAAAGACCTTGAAGGTGGTGTTTATCCACAGCTTGGAGACAAG GTGGAGTTCTCCATCAGTGAAGTAAAACGCACTGGACAGCAAAGTGCTGTGTCCTTCAAGATTCTTAACCGCGCAGTTGGCTCCAAGAGGCTGCTGGGATACATAGCAACTCTAAAGGATAACTTTGGCTTCATAGAAACAGCCAATCACGATCAGGAGATCTTCTTCCACTACAG TGAGGTTTGTGGGGATGTGGATAGCTTTGATCTTGGAGATACGGTGGAGTACACTCTCTCCAAGGGCAAAGGAAACAAAATCAGTGCAGAGAAGGTCACCAAAATTGCCGCTG TGAATGGAGTTGGAGAGGATGTGAGCACTACAGTGTCCCTGGGAAAGGTGGTTCGGCCGCTGCGCAGTGTGGACCCGTCTCAGACTGAATATCAAGGCCTTATTGAGATCACGGAGGATG GGTCCAATAAGGGACAGAGTTATCCTTTCGGCATTGTTGGTATGGCCAATAAAGGTGACTGTTTACAAAAGGGCGAGTTGGTGAAGTTTCAGTTGTGTACGGTGGCACAGACAGGACAAAAGATGGCCTGCAACATCATGCCTCAGCGCAGAGCCCTGGTGGAGTGTGTTAAAGATCAG TTTGGTTTCATCACGTATGAAGTTGGAGAAAGCAAGAAGTTGTTTTTCCACGTCAAGGAGGTGCAGGACAGTCTGGAGCTGCAGGCTGGTGATGAAGTGGAGTTTTCGGTTATCTTGAACCAGCGTACGGGCAAATGTAGTGCCTGTAATGTTCGCAGAGTCAG tgaGGGTCCAAAACCAGTAGCAACACCTCGGCCTGACAGACTTGTCAATCGCTTGAAGAGCATCACTCTGGATGACTCCAACGCTCCTCGTCTCGTCATCATTAGACAGCCTCGTGGCCCTGATAATTCAAAG
- the csde1 gene encoding cold shock domain-containing protein E1 isoform X33, which yields MSFDPSLLHNNGHSGFANGTSMGIRETGVVEKLLTSYGFIQCSERQARLFFHCSQYNGNLQELKIGDDVEFEVSSDRRTGKPIAVKLVKIKAEMLPEERISGQVVSAIPSHLDGKSAPGQLPTGSVCYERNGEVFYLTYTLEDVEGNVSLDIGDKVSFYMETNKHTGAVSAHNIVLVQKKESRCQGVVCATKEAFGFIERGDVVKEIFFHYSEFKGDLEALQAGDDVEFTIKERNGKEVATDVRLLPQGTVIFEDISIETFEGTVSKVIPKVPTKNQNDPLPGRISARINFTDKELLFGEKDTKSKVTLLEGDHVQFNISTDRRDKLERATNIDILPDTFHFTKETREMGVIAAMRDGFGFIKCVDRDARMFFHFSEVLEESQLHISDEVEFTVVPDMLSAQRNHAVRIKKLPKGTVSFHTQSELRFMGVVEKEAIPAITIKNSSPSKGKEKKKDKGKVEKDAEEGLIAYEDVGVKTTLPYHIKDLEGGVYPQLGDKVEFSISEVKRTGQQSAVSFKILNRAVGSKRLLGYIATLKDNFGFIETANHDQEIFFHYSEVCGDVDSFDLGDTVEYTLSKGKGNKISAEKVTKIAAVNGVGEDVSTTVSLGKVVRPLRSVDPSQTEYQGLIEITEDGSNKGQSYPFGIVGMANKGDCLQKGELVKFQLCTVAQTGQKMACNIMPQRRALVECVKDQFGFITYEVGESKKLFFHVKEVQDSLELQAGDEVEFSVILNQRTGKCSACNVRRVSEGPKPVATPRPDRLVNRLKSITLDDSNAPRLVIIRQPRGPDNSKGFSVERKSRQPGVID from the exons ATGAGTTTTGACCCCAGTCTGCTGCATAATAATGGCCATAGTGGCTTTGCCAATGGAACTAGTATGGGAATTCGTGAGACTGGAGTAGTTGAAAAACTGCTCACATCTTATGGCTTCATTCAATGCTCTGAGAGACAGGCCCGTCTCTTCTTCCACTGCTCTCAATATAACGGCAACCTGCAGGAGCTTAAAATTGGAG ATGATGTGGAGTTCGAGGTGTCGTCTGATAGGCGCACTGGCAAACCAATTGCAGTGAAGCTGGTAAAAATCAAGGCAGAAATGTTGCCAGAAGAGCGAATTTCTGGGCAG GTAGTGTCAGCTATCCCTTCTCATCTGGATGGGAAGTCTGCACCTGGCCAATTGCCCACAGGCAGTGTGTGTTATGAGAGGAACGGG GAAGTGTTTTATTTGACCTACACCCTAGAAGATGTGGAAGGAAACGTTTCTTTAGATATTGGTGATAAAGTTAGTTTTTACATGGAGACCAACAAGCA tacTGGTGCTGTTAGTGCCCACAACATTGTTTTGGTGCAGAAAAAAGAGTCAAGATGTCAGGGAGTGGTTTGTGCTACCAAG GAGGCCTTTGGATTCATTGAGCGAGGGGATGTTGTGAAGGAAATCTTTTTCCACTACAGTGAGTTTAAAGGAGACCTGGAGGCTTTACAAGCTGGAGACGATGTGGAATTCACCATTAAAGAAAGAAAC GGAAAGGAAGTGGCCACAGATGTGAGACTGTTGCCTCAAGGCACTGTTATATTTGAGGACATTAGCATTGAGACCTTCGAGGGCACTGTCAGTAAGGTTATTCCCAAGGTCCCCACAAAGAATCAG AACGACCCTCTTCCTGGGAGAATCAGTGCCAGAATCAATTTTACTGACAAAGAGCTGCTATTTGGGGAGAAGGACACCAAGTCCAAAGTGACGCTGCTTGAGGGCGATCATGTCCAGTTCAATATATCCACTGACCGTCGCGACAAACTGGAGAGAGCGACAAATATTGACATCCTCCCTGACACCTTCCATTTCACAAAGGAGACCCGTGAAATG GGTGTGATAGCTGCCATGCGTGATGGTTTTGGCTTCATCAAATGTGTGGACCGTGATGCCCGGATGTTCTTCCATTTCAGCGAAGTTTTGGAAGAGAGCCAACTGCACATTTCTGATGAAGTGGAATTCACTGTTGTCCCT GACATGCTGTCAGCCCAAAGGAACCATGCTGTGCGGATCAAAAAGCTGCCCAAGGGCACAGTGTCTTTCCACACTCAATCTGAGCTGCGTTTTATGGGAGTGGTGGAGAAAGAAGCCATACCTGCCATCACCATCAAGAACTCCAGCCCCAGCAAGGGCAAAGAGAAG AAAAAAGACAAG GGTAAAGTTGAAAAG GATGCTGAGGAAGGCTTGATTGCATATGAAGATGTTGGAGTAAAGACCACCCTTCCCTACCATATTAAAGACCTTGAAGGTGGTGTTTATCCACAGCTTGGAGACAAG GTGGAGTTCTCCATCAGTGAAGTAAAACGCACTGGACAGCAAAGTGCTGTGTCCTTCAAGATTCTTAACCGCGCAGTTGGCTCCAAGAGGCTGCTGGGATACATAGCAACTCTAAAGGATAACTTTGGCTTCATAGAAACAGCCAATCACGATCAGGAGATCTTCTTCCACTACAG TGAGGTTTGTGGGGATGTGGATAGCTTTGATCTTGGAGATACGGTGGAGTACACTCTCTCCAAGGGCAAAGGAAACAAAATCAGTGCAGAGAAGGTCACCAAAATTGCCGCTG TGAATGGAGTTGGAGAGGATGTGAGCACTACAGTGTCCCTGGGAAAGGTGGTTCGGCCGCTGCGCAGTGTGGACCCGTCTCAGACTGAATATCAAGGCCTTATTGAGATCACGGAGGATG GGTCCAATAAGGGACAGAGTTATCCTTTCGGCATTGTTGGTATGGCCAATAAAGGTGACTGTTTACAAAAGGGCGAGTTGGTGAAGTTTCAGTTGTGTACGGTGGCACAGACAGGACAAAAGATGGCCTGCAACATCATGCCTCAGCGCAGAGCCCTGGTGGAGTGTGTTAAAGATCAG TTTGGTTTCATCACGTATGAAGTTGGAGAAAGCAAGAAGTTGTTTTTCCACGTCAAGGAGGTGCAGGACAGTCTGGAGCTGCAGGCTGGTGATGAAGTGGAGTTTTCGGTTATCTTGAACCAGCGTACGGGCAAATGTAGTGCCTGTAATGTTCGCAGAGTCAG tgaGGGTCCAAAACCAGTAGCAACACCTCGGCCTGACAGACTTGTCAATCGCTTGAAGAGCATCACTCTGGATGACTCCAACGCTCCTCGTCTCGTCATCATTAGACAGCCTCGTGGCCCTGATAATTCAAAG
- the csde1 gene encoding cold shock domain-containing protein E1 isoform X32 has translation MSFDPSLLHNNGHSGFANGTSMGIRETGVVEKLLTSYGFIQCSERQARLFFHCSQYNGNLQELKIGDDVEFEVSSDRRTGKPIAVKLVKIKAEMLPEERISGQVVSAIPSHLDGKSAPGQLPTGSVCYERNGEVFYLTYTLEDVEGNVSLDIGDKVSFYMETNKHTGAVSAHNIVLVQKKESRCQGVVCATKEAFGFIERGDVVKEIFFHYSEFKGDLEALQAGDDVEFTIKERNGKEVATDVRLLPQGTVIFEDISIETFEGTVSKVIPKVPTKNQNDPLPGRISARINFTDKELLFGEKDTKSKVTLLEGDHVQFNISTDRRDKLERATNIDILPDTFHFTKETREMGVIAAMRDGFGFIKCVDRDARMFFHFSEVLEESQLHISDEVEFTVVPLFNRPSCLHQDMLSAQRNHAVRIKKLPKGTVSFHTQSELRFMGVVEKEAIPAITIKNSSPSKGKEKDAEEGLIAYEDVGVKTTLPYHIKDLEGGVYPQLGDKVEFSISEVKRTGQQSAVSFKILNRAVGSKRLLGYIATLKDNFGFIETANHDQEIFFHYSEVCGDVDSFDLGDTVEYTLSKGKGNKISAEKVTKIAAVNGVGEDVSTTVSLGKVVRPLRSVDPSQTEYQGLIEITEDGSNKGQSYPFGIVGMANKGDCLQKGELVKFQLCTVAQTGQKMACNIMPQRRALVECVKDQFGFITYEVGESKKLFFHVKEVQDSLELQAGDEVEFSVILNQRTGKCSACNVRRVSEGPKPVATPRPDRLVNRLKSITLDDSNAPRLVIIRQPRGPDNSKGFSVERKSRQPGVID, from the exons ATGAGTTTTGACCCCAGTCTGCTGCATAATAATGGCCATAGTGGCTTTGCCAATGGAACTAGTATGGGAATTCGTGAGACTGGAGTAGTTGAAAAACTGCTCACATCTTATGGCTTCATTCAATGCTCTGAGAGACAGGCCCGTCTCTTCTTCCACTGCTCTCAATATAACGGCAACCTGCAGGAGCTTAAAATTGGAG ATGATGTGGAGTTCGAGGTGTCGTCTGATAGGCGCACTGGCAAACCAATTGCAGTGAAGCTGGTAAAAATCAAGGCAGAAATGTTGCCAGAAGAGCGAATTTCTGGGCAG GTAGTGTCAGCTATCCCTTCTCATCTGGATGGGAAGTCTGCACCTGGCCAATTGCCCACAGGCAGTGTGTGTTATGAGAGGAACGGG GAAGTGTTTTATTTGACCTACACCCTAGAAGATGTGGAAGGAAACGTTTCTTTAGATATTGGTGATAAAGTTAGTTTTTACATGGAGACCAACAAGCA tacTGGTGCTGTTAGTGCCCACAACATTGTTTTGGTGCAGAAAAAAGAGTCAAGATGTCAGGGAGTGGTTTGTGCTACCAAG GAGGCCTTTGGATTCATTGAGCGAGGGGATGTTGTGAAGGAAATCTTTTTCCACTACAGTGAGTTTAAAGGAGACCTGGAGGCTTTACAAGCTGGAGACGATGTGGAATTCACCATTAAAGAAAGAAAC GGAAAGGAAGTGGCCACAGATGTGAGACTGTTGCCTCAAGGCACTGTTATATTTGAGGACATTAGCATTGAGACCTTCGAGGGCACTGTCAGTAAGGTTATTCCCAAGGTCCCCACAAAGAATCAG AACGACCCTCTTCCTGGGAGAATCAGTGCCAGAATCAATTTTACTGACAAAGAGCTGCTATTTGGGGAGAAGGACACCAAGTCCAAAGTGACGCTGCTTGAGGGCGATCATGTCCAGTTCAATATATCCACTGACCGTCGCGACAAACTGGAGAGAGCGACAAATATTGACATCCTCCCTGACACCTTCCATTTCACAAAGGAGACCCGTGAAATG GGTGTGATAGCTGCCATGCGTGATGGTTTTGGCTTCATCAAATGTGTGGACCGTGATGCCCGGATGTTCTTCCATTTCAGCGAAGTTTTGGAAGAGAGCCAACTGCACATTTCTGATGAAGTGGAATTCACTGTTGTCCCT CTTTTTAACAGGCCCTCTTGCCTCCATCAGGACATGCTGTCAGCCCAAAGGAACCATGCTGTGCGGATCAAAAAGCTGCCCAAGGGCACAGTGTCTTTCCACACTCAATCTGAGCTGCGTTTTATGGGAGTGGTGGAGAAAGAAGCCATACCTGCCATCACCATCAAGAACTCCAGCCCCAGCAAGGGCAAAGAGAAG GATGCTGAGGAAGGCTTGATTGCATATGAAGATGTTGGAGTAAAGACCACCCTTCCCTACCATATTAAAGACCTTGAAGGTGGTGTTTATCCACAGCTTGGAGACAAG GTGGAGTTCTCCATCAGTGAAGTAAAACGCACTGGACAGCAAAGTGCTGTGTCCTTCAAGATTCTTAACCGCGCAGTTGGCTCCAAGAGGCTGCTGGGATACATAGCAACTCTAAAGGATAACTTTGGCTTCATAGAAACAGCCAATCACGATCAGGAGATCTTCTTCCACTACAG TGAGGTTTGTGGGGATGTGGATAGCTTTGATCTTGGAGATACGGTGGAGTACACTCTCTCCAAGGGCAAAGGAAACAAAATCAGTGCAGAGAAGGTCACCAAAATTGCCGCTG TGAATGGAGTTGGAGAGGATGTGAGCACTACAGTGTCCCTGGGAAAGGTGGTTCGGCCGCTGCGCAGTGTGGACCCGTCTCAGACTGAATATCAAGGCCTTATTGAGATCACGGAGGATG GGTCCAATAAGGGACAGAGTTATCCTTTCGGCATTGTTGGTATGGCCAATAAAGGTGACTGTTTACAAAAGGGCGAGTTGGTGAAGTTTCAGTTGTGTACGGTGGCACAGACAGGACAAAAGATGGCCTGCAACATCATGCCTCAGCGCAGAGCCCTGGTGGAGTGTGTTAAAGATCAG TTTGGTTTCATCACGTATGAAGTTGGAGAAAGCAAGAAGTTGTTTTTCCACGTCAAGGAGGTGCAGGACAGTCTGGAGCTGCAGGCTGGTGATGAAGTGGAGTTTTCGGTTATCTTGAACCAGCGTACGGGCAAATGTAGTGCCTGTAATGTTCGCAGAGTCAG tgaGGGTCCAAAACCAGTAGCAACACCTCGGCCTGACAGACTTGTCAATCGCTTGAAGAGCATCACTCTGGATGACTCCAACGCTCCTCGTCTCGTCATCATTAGACAGCCTCGTGGCCCTGATAATTCAAAG